In Aptenodytes patagonicus chromosome 8, bAptPat1.pri.cur, whole genome shotgun sequence, a genomic segment contains:
- the DNAJB8 gene encoding dnaJ homolog subfamily B member 8, translating into MVDYYKVLGLQKSASQDDVKKSYYKLALKWHPDKNPSNKEEAENKFKAVAEAYEVLSDPQKRSLYDRSVKKSRSHRGRSATGGHNSSFDSPYVFHDLEEIFREVFGGMDPFVHVFWDPFDNIRNNGENWHRTSGRGRSSRLFSDFMESFMPWNSFREQPTSFAEDTDGPCNARSVLTTTEVINGSRITTRKITGNGQERIEVEEDGQLRSVTINGRDHLKL; encoded by the coding sequence ATGGTGGATTATTACAAAGTCCTTGGACTGCAAAAAAGTGCCTCACAGGATGATGTTAAGAAATCCTACTACAAACTGGCACTAAAATGGCATCCTGATAAGAATCCCAGCAACAAGGAGGAAGCCGAAAATAAATTCAAAGCAGTCGCTGAGGCATACGAGGTTTTGTCCGACCCTCAGAAGCGATCACTATATGACAGGTCTGTTAAGAAAAGCAGATCCCACAGAGGAAGAAGTGCCACAGGGGGTCATAACAGCTCCTTTGATTCCCCTTACGTATTCCATGACCTCGAGGAGATCTTTAGGGAAGTCTTTGGAGGGATGGATCCCTTTGTACATGTTTTCTGGGACCCCTTCGACAACATCAGAAACAATGGTGAAAACTGGCACAGGACaagtggaagaggaagaagctcCAGACTTTTTTCTGACTTTATGGAGTCATTTATGCCATGGAATTCATTCAGAGAGCAACCCACCTCCTTTGCTGAGGACACAGATGGGCCATGCAATGCCAGATCAGTGTTAACCACTACTGAAGTGATCAACGGCAGTAGGATCACCACCCGGAAAATCACTGGGAACGGGCAGGAGAGAATAGAAGTGGAAGAAGACGGCCAGCTGAGGTCTGTGACAATAAATGGGAGAGACCACCTGAAATTATAA